The DNA segment CCTTCGCCGGAGATACCTATACAGGGCTGGATTCCGCGTCACTGGATGCGGATGCGCTGGACTGGGCAGAGGGGCATTTGCGCATTCTGTCGGGCCTGTATGGCCTGCTGCGACCCTTTGACGCGATGCAGCCCTACCGTTTGGAAATGGGCAGCCGGTTGCACACGGCGCAGGGAAAATCGCTGTATGAATATTGGGGCACGCGCATTTCTGACGCGCTGAACGCGGCGGCGGCGCAGACGGGGGCGCAGGTCGTTGTGAACTGCGCCTCGCAGGAATATTTCGGGGCTGTGGCGCGTGACGCGCTGAAACCACGCGTTGTGACCCCAGTGTTCAAAGAGCAGCGTGACGGCGAAGATCCGCAGATCATCAGCTTTTACGCCAAGAAAGCGCGCGGTGCGATGGCGCGCTATATCGTGGAAAACAGGTTGACCGACCCTGACGCGCTGTTGGAATTTGACACCGCCGGATACCGCCACGCGCCAGAGTTGTCGCAGCCCGACCAGCCTGTGTTCCTGCGCCCCTTGCACACTCAGCCCTCAGGCATGGAAAACCCCGGCGGCGCATGATCGCGTAATGCGGCCATCAGTTCCGACTTTTTCAATGGTTTGCTGAGCATCGCGTTCATGCCTGCGTCCAGAATGCGGTCAATTTCTTCCTGCAAGGCATGTGCGGTCAGGGCGATGATCGGGACGCTTTTGCCAAGAGCGCTTGCACGGATGCGGCGCGTTGCCTCGCGCCCGTCCATTTCGGGCATCGAGACATCCATAAACACAATGTCAGGGGCAAAGGTTTCAAATTGCGCCACTGCGATGCGCCCGTTTTCTGCCAGTCGCAGGTCAATATCCAGTGTTTGCAGCATCTTGGTGAAAACAAGCTGGTTTGTCTTGTTATCCTCGGCATACAGCACGCGTATGGGGCGGCAGGTAGTGGGCAGGGCTGGCACTGCCTGTAGCGTAGGCGGTTTGGGTGGGCGCAGCCCTTCAGGCATGGCCCCCTGCCCGTTGAATGCTGCCAAAAGGTTGCGCCAGATCAAAGGCTTATGCAAGGTCGCAAAGATGGTTTGATCTTCCATCGCAGGCTTGAACTCGGCAATATTCGAGCAAAGCAAAACGATGCGCGTGGCTGGAGAGGTGCCTTTCAGCGCAGCCAGCAAGTCAGGTATCCCCCCCTCGATCAGGTCTTGATCTATCAGGGCAATATCCGGCGGTGTTCCGGCAAGATGGCGCAGCACCGTATCTTGTCGGGTCGCGGTCAGGACACTGACCGACGCGGCCTTGAGGCGGCGCGCGATCACTTCGCGGCTGATCAGGTGATCGCTGACCAGAAGGGCGGTGCGGATATCCGCAGGCAGGGTCTGCACGCCCGGTTCTGATGCATCGGCGGCAACGGGCATTTCCAGCGTGAACCCGAAACACGACCCGACACCGGGTTCCGATTCCACCCAAACCTTGCCACCCATCTGCGCCACGATGCGTTGCGTGATCGCCAGACCCAGCCCCGTCCCTTCATACCGGCGGCTGGCGGTCTGCTCGACCTGATTGAACTCGGTGAAAATCTGTTCCTGATGCTGTGGATCAATGCCTATTCCGGTGTCTTCTACTGTGATCGTGACAATCTGCCCCTGCGCCGATGTGCCCACCCCGACCGCACGCACCAGAATATAGCCAGCATCCGTAAACTTGATGGCATTGCCCACCAGATTGGTCAGAATCTGGCGCATACGGCCAGAATCTGCGACCAAATGGACAGCAAGGAACATGTCATAATCAAGGATCAGTTCAATCTGCTTGCAGCGCGCGGTCGGGCTAAGCAGGCTAAGCACCTCGTGTATGGTCTTTTCCAGATCGAACGCGGTGGGGTTCAAGTGCATCTTGCCCGCATCCATTTTGGAGAAATCCAAAATATCATTGATGATCGACACCAGCGCCTGACCACTGGTGGAGATGGTCTGCGCATAGCTGCGCTGTTCCTCATCCAGCACGGTTTCGGACAACAGCTCTGCCATGCCGACGACCCCGTTCATGGGCGTGCGGATTTCGTGGCTCATATTGGCCAGAAAGGCTGATTTCGCCTCGACCGCGGCTTCGGCGCGGGCCTGCGCGTCGCGCAATTCGGCCTGATAGCGCAACGCATCGGTGATGTTATGCGCCAATGACACATAGTCGCCATTCGCAACACGGCGATCTGTCAGCCGAACCGCTATACCGGCGCTGAAATGCAATTCGATGGGCGAAATATCGGGCTGACGCCAGCGTTGCAGCATCATGCAGACCCATTCATCTGCCGTCATCTCGGCCAGATGCACCAAGCCTTCATGAGCGCAAATTTCCAGTATCCGGGCATAGAGGATGCCCGGCTGCACCTCGGCAAATTTGCCGAACACGCCAAGATAGGCCTGATTTGCCAGCACAAGCGCCTGATCCGCGTTAAAAACCGCGAATCCGTCTTGCAGGGTTTCAACCGCCTCTCTCAGGCGCAGATTGGCACGGTCGATTTCGGAATGCGCGACCTGCAAATCCTGACTGACCTGCGTATTCACCCCTTCCAGACTGTCGGCATGGCGGCGAATGCTGCCAAGTTCCGCGCGCTGCGCGATGACCTGATCCGAAAGATTGTCCGCATGCAGGCGCAACTGGTCATTCATCATGCGCAAATCACGCTGCGCCTGTTCATACAACCGCTCGGCACGCAAACGCGCGCGGCGTTCGCGTGCAAGTCGGTCGGAAAAAGCAGCGTCAGGGGTCATATCACGGCTATGGCAGGGAAGGTCTGCCGTGAAATATCGGTGAAACAATTGAACACAGCGTTAATTTACCGACTCTTTGCCCGCATCGGCACCGCCAAGAGCCGCCACCATGCGCGCGCCCCTTTCCCCCCTGCCACAGACAGGCTAGGTTCTGCGCAGTGATGTCTTTGCCTCAGGTGCCATATGTCCGAAAATGCTGCCGTAATGGAGTTCCTGCTGACCCGTCGCTCGCGTCCGGCCAAGATGCTGGGGGGGCCAGTGCCGGATCGTGCGCAGCTCCAGCATATTTTGGGTGCGGCGGCGCGCGTGCCCGATCATGGCAAGCTGGAACCGTGGCGCTTCGTTGTGCTGGAACGCGCAGCGTGCCAACGGCTGGCACCCATTATCACCGCACGCGGCGCAGCACAGGCCATTGACGCAGAAAAAGCCGCGAAAGCAGCCGCCACCTTTGCAGACAGCCCCCTGATCGTGACCGTTGTGGCCAGCCCCAAACCATCGGACAAGATACCCGAAATCGAACAAACCTTGTCGGTGGGGGCGGTGTGCCTTGGGCTGGTGAATGCCGCGCTCGCATCGGGCTGGGGGGCGAACTGGCTGACCGGCTGGGTGGCGTCGGACCGCGAAATCCTGACAGAGTTGGGCCTGACACCGCAGGAATGGGTCGCAGGGTTTATCCATATCGGCACCGCGCGGGCCACACCGCCCGACCGCCCGCGCCCTGATATGGACACGCTGATAACATGGCTGGACGAATGATCCGGCACCTTGCGCAAACGGTGCGCACGCACCAGACCTGCAAGCAACACTTTGCATGGAGAGCGGCATGATCGAGTCTTATATGAAGTCCATCGCCCAGTTGCGTGACCCAAGGTTTCGTAAGCTGCTCTGGATCGGCATCACCCTGTCTGTAGCGTTGCTTTTCGTCATCTATGCCTTTGTTTTGCTTTTGGTGCAGTTGTTGGTCCCCGGCGCGCTGTTCTTGCCCATCACAGGACAGGTGCAGGGGTTGGGGTCGCTGTTTTCCTTTGGCTCGATCCTGTATCTGATCGGGCTGTCGGTGTTTTTGATGGTGCCTGTCGCCTCAATCTTCACGGGGCTGTACCTGAACGATGTCGCTGACGCCGTCGAGACAGAGCATTACCGCGGCCTGGAGCCGCGCAACTCTGTTCCATTCCGCGAATCGGCCAATGACGCCTTGCGCTATTTCGGGCTGCTGGCGGCACTGAACGTGCTGGGGATGGGGGTTTTCGCAATCTCGAACGGCTGGGGGCTGATCCTGCTATGGCTGGTCAACGGGTTTTTGCTGTCGCGCGAGTATTTCACCATGATCGCGCGCAGACGCCACGACCCCGACGCCGCGCGCGCCCTGCAAAAGCGTCATATGATCCGATTGTGGTTGCCCGGCACTGTTCTGGCCGCCGGGCTAAGCGTGCCGATCCTGAACCTTGCCATGCCGCTGGTCGGTGCTGCGGTGTTCACACATATGTATCACCGGCTGACCCCGTCAGAGCCTAGCCCCGACCAGTAATCCGCTCCATCATGTCATATGTGATGACACCGGACAGGATAATCCCCGCGACGACAAGAAACGTCGGGGTCGCAATAAACGTGACCAGCTTGACCTTGCGCATCATCTGCGCATCCGACGGGGCGGATGAGGGCGTGCCGGGCACGACTTCGCCAGCCTCTCCCTGCGTTTGCAGGCGAAATGGCAGGACCAGAAACATGGTCATGAACCAGATAACGCCATACAGTGCGATTGCAGACATAATTGACATCAGATTTGCTCCAACTCCACCAGACAGCCATTGAAATCCTTGGGATGCAAGAACAGGACAGGCTTGCCATGTGCGCCGATCTTCGGCTCTCCGGTGCCCAGAACCCGCGCGCCCTCGGATTTCAGCTTGTCACGCGCGGCCAGAATATCCTCCACCTCATAGCAGATATGGTGAATTCCGCCTGCGGGGTTTTTATCCAGAAACCCCTGAATGGGGCTGTTCTCTCCAAGGGGATAAAGTAGCTCGATCTTGGTGTTGGGCAAGGTGATGAACACCACCGTGACCCCATGATCCGGCTCATCCTGCGGTGCGCCGACATCGGCACCAAGCGTGCCGCGATATTGTGCAGCGGCCGCGTCCAGATCGGGCACGGCAATGGCTACATGGTTCAGACGACCGATCATCCTGTCCCTCCAAGGCAAATCCTGCATCCGCTTATGCGGGTCCGCGCGCTGCAAGACAAGTGGCCTGTGCGGCCCCGTGACACAAAGGCGCGGAATCCCACGCGGGCTTAACCGCTTCTTAGCCTAATTGCGCTGAAATAGCAGCCACAGATGATGGAGGACAGGATGAACACACACCATGCGCCGAACAGATCCTTGGCCCGCGCGCGCCCCAACCTGAATGCGCAGCCCTCGGCCTATCAACAGGGGGCCACCTTGTTGCTGGTCGAGGACAGCCGCGTCATCAGCACCGCAATCCGGCTGATGATTCATGGCACCGGCGGGCGCTTGCGCCGGGCCGAAACCTTGTGCCGTGCGCGGCGGCACCTGTCGCTCTATACGCCCGATGTCGCCATCATCGACCTTGGCCTGCCAGACGGGTCAGGGCTGGACCTGATCTGCGAAGCAGACAGGCGCCAGACCCGCGTGCCCCTGATCATCGCAATCTCTGGCCAGCCAGAGTTGGAGGGTGCGTCCTATGCCGCAGGCGCTGACAGGTTTCTTGCCAAACCGATTGTCAGCATTTCCGAGTTTCGCGCAGTGCTCGCACCTTCCTGCCTTGCACCGCCCCTGTCGCAAACTGGGCTATCCAGCCCGCCCGCTGATCCCAGTGCGCTGCGCGATGATCTGTATCTGGCGTTGGATTTATTGCGGGGGCCAATGCGGAACGCCCGCGCGGAATACACGCTGCAATTCATCGACGGGCTTGCGCGCAGCCTGCATGACACGGAGTTGCTTGGCGCAGTTCAACAGGCGCGGCAAGGGGACGGGTTGCGCCCCTTGGTGACGGTTCTGCGCCAACGCCTGCGCGACCAGCCGCTGATCTAGGCGGGCATCCGCGCCACCCCAACGCAAGAAAAGGGGGGGTGGCGATGTGAAGTTACACCCGACAATATGCCCCCAAATGTAGGGTTGCGCGCAGTGCGGCGCAGGCCCCACAGCGAATGGGGTGATGCGGTCACAGGGCGCGGCCAGATACACTGGGCGCATGGCGCAGGGGCGCGTCTCAGTCCTTTGGCGCGATCCGCAGGCCAAGGTCGCGCAACTGTTCATTCGTCGCAGGCGACGGGGCATCCAGCAGCAGGTCTTCGGCACGCTGGTTCATCGGGAACATGATGACCTGACGAATATTAGCTTCCTCCGCCAGCAGCATCACAATCCGGTCAATCCCGGCTGCACAGCCGCCATGCGGGGGCGCGCCGAATTTGAACGCTTTGACCATGCCGCCAAACCGCTTGTCGACCTCGGAATTGGGATAGCCCGCGATTTCAAACGCGCGATACATGATTTCCGGCTTGTGATTGCGAATAGCCCCCGACAACAACTCGTAGCCATTGCAGGCCAGATCATACTGATAGCCTTTGACCGCCAGCGGATCACCCTCCAGCGCGGCCATCCCGCCTTGCGGCATGGAAAACGGGTTATGGCTGAAATCAACTTTGCCCGTCTCGGCATCCGCCTCATACATCGGAAAATCGACGATCCACGCGAAAGCAAAGCGGTTCTCATCCACCAGCTTCAATTCGCGGCCAATCTCGTCACGTGCTTTCGCGGCCACACCCTCGAATTGCGCAGGCTTGCCGCCAAGGAAAAACGCGGCATCCCCTTCGCCAAGCCCAAGCTGCACACGGATCGCCTCGGTCCGTTCGGGGCCGATGTTTTTGGCAAGGGGGCCTGCGGCGTCAAGGTGTAGATTAATCGAGCTTAGAATCTTATTCGATTCCTCGACCTTGCCTTCTCTCGCAAGAGCCTCAGCCTTATCCATTAGCTTGGAAGCGTGTTGATTGTTTTGGGCTACAAGATCAGTCTGCAAACCAATTTGCTGTCGGATATGTTCAAATGCTTCAATAATCTTTGTGTACGCTGCCTCGTCGCGCCGATCGGCAGGATATTGATCCATTAGCTTTCCAAGCGCATCAAGTTGCGCCAACTGCTCTGCCTGATCTTTGTCTATGTCTGCGCGCTTCCGCCAAAAGATATACCCCATCCCCGGCAGCCCTTGCGCCTGCGCGAAAGCATTCATCCGGTCACAGAACTTGCGCGACCCGCCCGTTGGTGCAGGAATGGCGCGGATTTCGGTGCCTTCATTTTCCAGCAATTTGGCGAAAATCGCAAAGCCGGAACCGCGGAAATGCTCGGATACCACCTGCATTTCAATCGGGTTACGCAAATCGGGCTTGTCGGTGCCGTATTTCAGCAGCGCTTCCGCATAGGGAATGCGCGGCCACTCGGCGGCGGGGTCAACCTTTTTGCCACCCGCAAATTCCTCGAACACGCCTTGCAGGACGGGCCCGACTGCCGAAAACACATCTTCCTGCTCGACGAAGCTCATCTCGACATCAAGCTGGTAGAAATCCGTGGGGGAGCGGTCGGCGCGCGGGTCTTCATCGCGGAAACAGGGGGCGATCTGGAAATACTTGTCGAACCCCGACACCATAATCAGTTGCTTGAACTGCTGCGGCGCTTGCGGCAACGCGTAGAACTTGCCCGGATGCAGACGCGACGGCACCAGAAAATCGCGCGCACCCTCTGGGCTGGACGCGGTGATGATCGGCGTTTGAAATTCGGTAAAGCCTGTATCCCACATGCGGCCCCGCATGGAGCGCACGACATTGGAGCGCAGCATCATATTCGCATGCAGCCCCTCGCGGCGCAGGTCCAGAAAGCGGTAGGACAGGCGCGTTTCCTCGGGGTAGTCGGGTTCGCCAAAGACTGGCAAGGGCAGATCATCGGCAGCGCCCAGAACATCCATCGCGCGGGCATAGACTTCGATCTCGCCGGTTTTCAGCTTGCTGTTGACCAGCGACGCATCACGCGCCTTCACGCTGCCCTCAATGCGGATACAATATTCGGCACGCAGCTTTTCAATGTCCTTGAACGCAGGGGAATCGCTGTCCGCCAACACCTGCGTGATGCCGAAATGGTCGCGCAGATCGATGAACAAAACGCCCCCGTGATCGCGGATGCGATGCACCCATCCCGACAGGCGCACAGTTTCACCCACATGGGCGGCGGTCAGGTCAGCGCAGGTATGGCTGCGATAGGCGTGCATGATATGCCCCTTTTGGCTGCAAGTCGTCCGGCTGTGGCGATACACAATCTGACGGCCCGGAAGTCAAGGGCCGTTGGCTTAGGTCCAGTGCATCTGTGCTGTGCCCGCCAGCACCGCATGGGCAACAGCAAGCTGGTCAAACGGCAGATCTTGGGCACGGCAGCAGTCCATCACAGTGTCGTCACGCATCAGAATGAAATCCAGAACCGCCATCAACAGCGACTCGTCCGGGCCAGTGGCTGTCTCCAGTTGCGCGCGCAGATCCTGCGCATCCGCGCCGCTGGCGGCCAGAAACACCGGCAAAAGCGTGTCTTGCCCACACAGCCAGTCCAGCGCGGCCAGCGCAATCTCTTCGGCGCGTGCAAGCTTCATTGTTTCCGTTCCTGCGCTCTGAAAGGGTTTGTTAACCAGTTTGCGGTAAATCTTCAGACATGATTAAGCAATTCAGGGATTAGTCACAATGCCTGCTCAGATACTTGTGGTGGACAATCTGCTTCTCAGCCGCATGATTCTACGCGTCAAGCTGTCTGCGGCTTGTTACACTGTCCGTCAGGCCACGACCGGGGCCGAAGCGCTGCACCATGTGGCCGAACACCTCCCCGCGCTGGTCTTGCTGGATTTCAATCTGCCCGATGCGACAGGGCTGGAAATTTGCAGGCAATTGCGCAGCGATCCCAAGACATGCAGCATTCCGATCATCCTGTTTTCCGCCGATCAGTCACGGTCCACACGGTTGCAGGCACTGGCCGCAGGCGCAGATGACTTTCTGAGCAAACCCCTTGATGACGCTTATCTGATGTCACGGATTCGCGCCTTGCTGCGCACCAGCGCCGTCGAGAAAGACTATCAGGCACGCTGCACCCCGACCCTGCGCCACGGCCTGGCCGAGGCACAATCGCAGTTTCACCACGCCCCTCGCGTCACACTCGTGCGCAGCAGCGCAATTCTGGCGCAGTCCAACGCGGGCACATGGCCCGATATTGCCCCTGAACTGTTCGACGATGCCCGCAGCTTGTCGGTTGTGCTGAGCGATTCCAATCCGGTGCAGCCGCCCGATGTCTTGTTGCTTGGTCCAGAAATCCTTGACGAGCAAGGCCTGCATGTCATCGCCGAGTTGCGCGCGCGCCATGCGACCTGCCGTATCCCGATTGCGGTGCTGTTGGACAAAACCACGCAAACCTCGCCAGCTATGGTGCTTGATCTGGGCGCGGAAGAAGCCTTGCGCCTGCCGCTGGACGCAGAAGAAGTGCAGTTGCGCCTACAGGCCATGATCAAACGCAAACGCAAGGCTGATGCAATGCGCCAAGCCCTTGGCGTCGAGTTGGACCTTGCCTCGCGCGATCCGCTGACGGGGCTGTTCAATCGTCGCCATGCCATGTCGCGCCTGTCGGATATTGTTGCAACACCGCCCGATGGCACGGCCCGAAACTACGCCATCCTTCTGATCGATCTGGATAATTTCAAGCGGGTCAATGATTGCTTCGGGCATGGTGCGGGGGACGAGGTTCTGATCGAGGCCTCTGCACGGATGCGCGACGCGATTGGCCCGCACAATCTGCTGGCCCGCTACGGCGGCGAGGAGTTTTTGTTGCTCTTGCCCGACGCAGAAATGGTGCAGGCCTGCGCGATGGCCGAGGAAATCCGCCGCCAGATCGAAGGGCGCGCCTATCACCTGACAACAGGCGACTTCCGCTTGCAGGTGACGGCCTCTATTGGTGTGACCGTGCAGACATCCATCACATCAGAGGCGCCACTGTCACGGCTGGAGCGGGTCAGGCAAGTTGTCGATCATGCCGATCAGGCATTGCACACCGCCAAAACCACAGGGCGCAACCGGGTGTCAGTTGGCCATTGTAGCATCAATCCCGCGCGCGCTCTCGTCCCCCGCCGCGCCACGGTCGGTGCTTGATGCGATCTTCCAGCGATTCGGCATAGGTCAGGCGGTCTTGGGCCGACATCTCGCTGACCTTGGCCAGCAACTGGTCATGCATCTGGTCACTGATGCGCAACAAGCGGTCTTGGGCCTGACGCAGCGCGTCCGAGAACGCTTCGGGGTCAAATTCCTCGGCGCGAAGGGCTGCAATCATTTGCTGCGACCCGCCAGTGTTGCCCGCTGTCTGGTCGCGCGCCGCGCGCAAGATTGCGCCTGTGGCACGGCGCAATTCGCGCCGGTCATCCGCAGGCAACGCCGCAACCGAGGCCCGTAACAACGAGCCTTGTTGCGAAGTCCGCGTCATCACCCCCCAAAGCATGCCGATGACCAGCACATTCAGCACCAGCGACACCACAAGGGTCAGCTTTAGCCACGGAAAGCGGCGTTTTGCCTTGGTCTCGTCCATGCCTCAGAACTCCATCAAGAGGGGGTCATCCACCCCGATCAACTGCAACGCGATCAGGTCCATATAGCCAAGCGCATTTTGCATCCAGTCGGGCGCGTCCAGTGCGGCAACCGGCATCGGCATGGCCACCCCGATCCAGAAACCGGCCACAGCGACCATCGCCCCGCCCGCAAGCCCCGGAACGGCCCAGCCCGAAAACCAGTTGCGCCACGGTGCAAATCTTTGCCGTTGCGGGGCACGCCCGGCGTTACAGGCATCGACATCGGCCAGAATGCGGGCGCGCAAATGCGGGCTTAACACAGGCTTGCAAGCCCGCGCATCATCAAACAATTGCGACAACTGGTCAGACATATCGTTCTTGTCACTGGTCATCATCATACCCCAATGCGTCGCGTTCTCCGGCCAGAATGGCCGACAGGTTGCGTTTTCCACGTGCCGTCAGGCTTTCCACCGCTTCAACCCCCAACATCATAATGGCAGCGATCTCGGGGTTCGTCAGCCCTTCAAGATGGCGCAAGATCACCGCCTGACGCTGGCGTTCCGGCAGATGCGCCAATGCATTTTCCAAGGCCTTTGCCCGCGCGGCCTGCATCATCTGCGCGTGCTGGCTTTGCGCCGTGTCCGGCAGGTCCGGCAACTCATTCACCATCGGCTTGCGCCGCCGCAGCCTGTCTGTGCACAGATTCGTTGCCACCCGAAACACCCAGGTCGAGGGTTGTGCCGCCCCGTCCTGCCAGTCAGGGGCCATCCGCCACAACCGCAACATCGCTTCCTGTGTCACATCCTCTGCCTCGGTCAGATCGCCCAGCATGCGTGCCGCGAACCGCAGGATACGCGGCGCAATCATGTCGGTCAGAGCTTCAGCCGCACGTCTGTCACCCGCAACGACACGGCCCAGCAAGCCCGCCTGATCAACATCTGATCGTTGCTCCAGCGGCATAAGCGCGCCTTTCCTTGCGGGTCGGGCGGGGAAACGCCCGCCCGACCCGCGTCTTTTCAGTTCTGACCACGCATCCGGGGCCGTTCACGCTGGCCGCGCTTCCCCATCATCTCGGTGAAACGCGCATATTCTTCTGCATCGATGACGCCATCGTCATTTCTGTCAATCCGCGAAAACATACGGCTTGCCATTTCGGCGCGTCGGTCGCTGCGCGGCTCGGGGCGCAGGTCTGCAAGACCGGCACGCAAGCCCGCCTCGTCCAGCATACCATTTTCATCAGCCTGCTGCATGATACGGGAAATCATCTCATCGTGCATGGCCTCGCGTTGCGCTTGCATGCCTGCCTGCAAATTCTCTTGCGTCAGGGTGCCGCTGCCGTCTGCGTCCAGTTCCTCGAAGCTGGGCATGGACATGTGCGTCTGTGCTGCGGCGGGGGCTGTCACCAGCATCAATGCGCCCAGCATGGCCGCGAGTGTGGCTTTTTCCATAGTCATCTCTCCTGTATGCACGGGCATATACCCTTGATACAGGCTCAAACGCGGCATCTGCCTGTTTCCGTCGCGGGAATCCGCCACGCGTTGCGGCAAGACGTCGCAAAACCGGTTGCGGGGGGTGTATTCCCGCCCCGTAACCTCTATTCCGCTTACATCTTTAGGAGCGCGCGCATGACCCTTGCAGACACAACATTCGCCGACGACCGGCCTTTGACGCCCGCGCTGCTGCGTGGCATCCGGTGTAAATGCCCCGCTTGTGGTGAGGGTCCGCTGCTGGAGCGCTATCTGAAAGTGCGCAGCCATTGCCCCAGTTGTGGCGAAGACTACACCGCCCAGCGCGCCGATGACGGACCGGCCTATCTGACCATGCTGGTCACGCTGAAAGTGGTCACGCCGCTGATGGTCGCCGCCATGTTTGCATGGGACTGGCACCCCGCCATCATGTTCGGGGTATTTGCCTCGCTGTTGGTTGCGCTTTCCCTGTTCCTTCTCCCGCGATTCAAGGGCATGATCGTGGCCATTCAATGGTCACGCCGTATGCACGGGTTCGAGGGAATGGATGAACGCCACCGCTGACAAAACCGCCCTGCGCGACGCATCCTCTGTCCTGCTGATACGCGGCAAGGGCGATGATGCGCATGTCCTGATGGGGCAACGCGGCGCAAAAGCGGCCTTTATGCCGGAAAAGTTTGTCTTTCCTGGGGGTGCGGTTGATCCGACCGATGGCCAAATCCCCCTTGCCCGACCAGTTGCCCCGGCCTGTCAGGCACGTCTGTCGCAGGGGCACAGCGCACCCAATGCCCTCGTCGCCGCTGCCATCCGCGAACTCTGGGAAGAAACCGGCCTTATGCTGGGGCGCGCAGGGCGCTGGGATATGCCCCCTGCCGACTGGCAGGGCTTCGCGGCCAAGGGTCTGGTCCCCGATGCACACGGCCTGCGCTATATCTTTCGCGCCATCACCCCCCCCGGACGCCCCCGCCGCTTTGACGCGCGCTTCTTTCTGGCCCACGCAGATGACGTTTCCGGCGATCTGGACGATTTCTCTGCCGCCTGTGACGAACTCAGCCACTTGCACTGGGTGCCCCTGCGCGAAGCCCGCCGCCTGAACCTGCCCTTTATCACCGAAGTCGTTCTGGCCGAAGCGCAAGCCCATATCGAGGGTGAAGACATGGCCGATTCGGTCCCCTTCTTCGACAACTCGACCGAGGTTTCAACCTTTCGCCGCATCGCCTGACGCGCGCCACGCCATCACGCGGGTATAACGCGCCACCCGCAACAGGACCAATCGCACAGCGAACTGATATAACTGGACAAACCTGTCCCGTTTCTGATCTGATGCCTGGAACACCGTTCCGCGCCTGCACCCCGCGGCGGAACAAACCGGGAGGAGCAAGGGGATGCCCAGCCAACCAACCCCGGACCTGTCACCGCAGGTCTCGGACGAGGTCCGCAAGACAACCTGCTACATGTGCGCCTGCCGCTGCGGCATTGATGTGCACATGAAAGCAGGCCGCGTCGCCTATATCGAGGGAAACCGCGACCATCCGGTGAACAAGGGCGTTCTCTGTGCCAAAGGGTCGGCAGGGATCATGCAGCACCTCTCGCCCGCCCGCCTGCGCGCCCCGCTCAAGCGTGTTGGCCCGCGCGGGTCTGGCGAGTTCGAGGAAATCTCGTGGGATGAAGCGCTTCAGCTTGCGACAGACTGGCTCAAACCCCTGCGCGACACGGCCCCTGAAAAGCTGGCCTTCTTCACGGGCCGCGACCAGTCGCAATCTTTCACCGGCTGGTGGGCGCAAGCCTTCGGCACCCCGAACTGGGCCGCGCATGGCGGCTTTTGCAGCGTCAATATGGCGGCGGCGGGCATCTACACAATGGGCGGGTCATTTTGGGAATTCGGCCAACCCGACTGGGACCGCACCAAGCTGTTTTTGCTGTTCGGCGTGGCCGAAGATCATGACAGCAACCCGATCAAGATGGGCCTTGGCAAACTGAAAGCACGCGGCGCGCGGGTGATCGGCGTGAACCCCATCCGCTCTGGCTACAATGCCATCGCCGATGACTGGATCGGCATCAC comes from the Roseinatronobacter monicus genome and includes:
- the mce gene encoding methylmalonyl-CoA epimerase; this translates as MIGRLNHVAIAVPDLDAAAAQYRGTLGADVGAPQDEPDHGVTVVFITLPNTKIELLYPLGENSPIQGFLDKNPAGGIHHICYEVEDILAARDKLKSEGARVLGTGEPKIGAHGKPVLFLHPKDFNGCLVELEQI
- a CDS encoding nitroreductase family protein, which translates into the protein MSENAAVMEFLLTRRSRPAKMLGGPVPDRAQLQHILGAAARVPDHGKLEPWRFVVLERAACQRLAPIITARGAAQAIDAEKAAKAAATFADSPLIVTVVASPKPSDKIPEIEQTLSVGAVCLGLVNAALASGWGANWLTGWVASDREILTELGLTPQEWVAGFIHIGTARATPPDRPRPDMDTLITWLDE
- a CDS encoding response regulator; translated protein: MNTHHAPNRSLARARPNLNAQPSAYQQGATLLLVEDSRVISTAIRLMIHGTGGRLRRAETLCRARRHLSLYTPDVAIIDLGLPDGSGLDLICEADRRQTRVPLIIAISGQPELEGASYAAGADRFLAKPIVSISEFRAVLAPSCLAPPLSQTGLSSPPADPSALRDDLYLALDLLRGPMRNARAEYTLQFIDGLARSLHDTELLGAVQQARQGDGLRPLVTVLRQRLRDQPLI
- the yaaA gene encoding peroxide stress protein YaaA produces the protein MLVVLSPAKKLDWSPKGAPRALTSPDFQEDAVTLAQEARKIGADGLKRLMKISDKLAELNLARFESFAAQPDTNATRPAIHAFAGDTYTGLDSASLDADALDWAEGHLRILSGLYGLLRPFDAMQPYRLEMGSRLHTAQGKSLYEYWGTRISDALNAAAAQTGAQVVVNCASQEYFGAVARDALKPRVVTPVFKEQRDGEDPQIISFYAKKARGAMARYIVENRLTDPDALLEFDTAGYRHAPELSQPDQPVFLRPLHTQPSGMENPGGA
- a CDS encoding DUF1467 family protein; the protein is MSIMSAIALYGVIWFMTMFLVLPFRLQTQGEAGEVVPGTPSSAPSDAQMMRKVKLVTFIATPTFLVVAGIILSGVITYDMMERITGRG
- a CDS encoding response regulator, which translates into the protein MTPDAAFSDRLARERRARLRAERLYEQAQRDLRMMNDQLRLHADNLSDQVIAQRAELGSIRRHADSLEGVNTQVSQDLQVAHSEIDRANLRLREAVETLQDGFAVFNADQALVLANQAYLGVFGKFAEVQPGILYARILEICAHEGLVHLAEMTADEWVCMMLQRWRQPDISPIELHFSAGIAVRLTDRRVANGDYVSLAHNITDALRYQAELRDAQARAEAAVEAKSAFLANMSHEIRTPMNGVVGMAELLSETVLDEEQRSYAQTISTSGQALVSIINDILDFSKMDAGKMHLNPTAFDLEKTIHEVLSLLSPTARCKQIELILDYDMFLAVHLVADSGRMRQILTNLVGNAIKFTDAGYILVRAVGVGTSAQGQIVTITVEDTGIGIDPQHQEQIFTEFNQVEQTASRRYEGTGLGLAITQRIVAQMGGKVWVESEPGVGSCFGFTLEMPVAADASEPGVQTLPADIRTALLVSDHLISREVIARRLKAASVSVLTATRQDTVLRHLAGTPPDIALIDQDLIEGGIPDLLAALKGTSPATRIVLLCSNIAEFKPAMEDQTIFATLHKPLIWRNLLAAFNGQGAMPEGLRPPKPPTLQAVPALPTTCRPIRVLYAEDNKTNQLVFTKMLQTLDIDLRLAENGRIAVAQFETFAPDIVFMDVSMPEMDGREATRRIRASALGKSVPIIALTAHALQEEIDRILDAGMNAMLSKPLKKSELMAALRDHAPPGFSMPEG
- a CDS encoding EI24 domain-containing protein, encoding MIESYMKSIAQLRDPRFRKLLWIGITLSVALLFVIYAFVLLLVQLLVPGALFLPITGQVQGLGSLFSFGSILYLIGLSVFLMVPVASIFTGLYLNDVADAVETEHYRGLEPRNSVPFRESANDALRYFGLLAALNVLGMGVFAISNGWGLILLWLVNGFLLSREYFTMIARRRHDPDAARALQKRHMIRLWLPGTVLAAGLSVPILNLAMPLVGAAVFTHMYHRLTPSEPSPDQ